The following coding sequences lie in one Aspergillus luchuensis IFO 4308 DNA, chromosome 8, nearly complete sequence genomic window:
- a CDS encoding uncharacterized protein (COG:S;~EggNog:ENOG410PRDN;~TransMembrane:1 (o146-166i)) produces the protein MPPPRRKKPLSLRIRQWIHRLRTWRSPLNLRGSLTRLRAFERHPVWALVRLFIPFPSWKFPVSDVMPAAEMIGNEELLLLRHDNMIDLESIPIWRVRDTPLRCLYRMYEAMASGVYEVLGTETEYFWYQKGWSLQSISDPRDEDPVRYAIIACLVEELVVAFNWRLSLGMRRNRKHIIRKTEDDPWPPYTPLIGPAWTGSVPALSASDLDGLPGRYILEGKLVLEDGGLNKIFARRNIITNVGWLYTI, from the coding sequence ATGCCGCCGCCCCGCCGCAAGAAGCCCCTTTCGCTAAGGATTCGACAATGGATTCATCGGCTTCGCACATGGCGCTCGCCGTTAAACCTACGCGGCAGCCTGACAAGACTACGGGCATTTGAGAGACACCCGGTCTGGGCTCTGGTACGCCTTTTTATCCCGTTCCCTTCGTGGAAATTCCCCGTGTCCGACGTTATGCCGGCGGCGGAAATGATCGGAAACGAAGAAttgcttctccttcgccaCGACAATATGATCGACCTGGAGAGCATACCAATCTGGCGCGTTCGCGATACTCCCTTGAGATGTTTGTATAGAATGTACGAAGCTATGGCATCTGGTGTATACGAGGTTTTAGGCACCGAAACTGAATACTTTTGGTATCAGAAGGGGTGGTCATTACAGTCGATCAGCGACCCCAGGGACGAAGATCCCGTGCGCTATGCCATCATCGCATGTCTCGTTGAGGAACTTGTCGTTGCGTTTAATTGGCGTCTAAGTCTAGGAATGCGTCGGAACCGCAAGCACATCATCCGAAAGACGGAAGACGACCCGTGGCCCCCGTATACACCGCTGATAGGTCCTGCATGGACGGGCTCTGTTCCGGCGCTCTCGGCCAGCGACCTGGACGGCCTACCCGGACGTTACATATTGGAAGGAAAACTCGTCTTAGAGGACGGCGGATTGAATAAAATCTTTGCGCGCCGCAACATCATTACGAATGTTGGCTGGCTTTATACGATCTGA